One genomic region from Podarcis raffonei isolate rPodRaf1 chromosome 16, rPodRaf1.pri, whole genome shotgun sequence encodes:
- the FERMT3 gene encoding fermitin family homolog 3 isoform X1 encodes MAGLKTASGEYIDDSWELRAFVEDLGPEADPVTLRVTGNMHIGGIMLQIVDKLKLQRDWSDHALWWEQKKLWLLKTNWSLDKYGILADAKLQFTPQHKPILLSLPNRCKVRIRANFAQPVFRTVADLCKILGIRHYEELSLLRAPEEKEKRKQKDKERSSVASHDLTGVRLPASAEQQLFRGMPAHFSDSAETEACYRMLSVSQTGLTPDQILQMHRPGSLSEKTQINSRWLDSSRTLLQQEVKENDCLWLRFKYYSFFDLEPKYDAVRINQLYEQARWAVLLEETDCTEEEMVVFAALQYHINELSLNTNPVEQSGDSGLDDLDKALATLEVKLEGSSAAPNVLDSLTVIPELKDYLRIFRPRKLTLKGYKQYWVIFKETSISYYKSPEEALGEPVQQLSLKGCEVVPDVNISGQKFCIKLLVPSPDGMSEVHLRCSDEQQYARWMAGCRLAAKGKTMADSSYQAEVENILSFLKLQQTNPDARLAQQAEGAQWLVSPRYQKKFKPKQLTPRILEAYQNVAQLSLPDAKMKFIQVWQSLPDFGISYFVVRFKGSRKDEILGIANNRLIRIDLAVGDVVKTWRFSNMRQWNVNWDIRQVAIEFDEHINVAFSCISAGCKIVHEYIGGYIFLSTRANDRSQTLDEELFHKLTGGHEAL; translated from the exons ATGGCTGGGCTGAAAACAGCCAGTGGGGAATACATTGATGACTCTTGGGAGCTCAGAGCCTTTGTGGAAGATCTGGGACCCGAAGCTGACCCAGTCACCCTCCGGGTCACCGGCAACATGCATATCGGCGGCATAATgctgcagattgtggataaattAA AGCTTCAGAGGGACTGGTCAGATCATGCCCTGTGGTGGGAGCAGAAGAAACTTTGGCTGCTGAAGACCAACTGGAGCCTGGATAAATACGGGATCTTGGCTGATGCCAAACTTCAGTTCACTCCCCAGCACAAGCCTATACTCCTTTCCCTACCGAATCGCTGCAAAGTCAGGATCCGGGCAAACTTTGCCCAGCCAGTCTTTCGCACAGTTGCTGACCTCTGCAAGATACTTG GTATCCGTCACTATGAAGAGCTGTCGTTACTGCGCGCgccggaggagaaggagaagcggaAGCAGAAGGACAAAGAGAGGAGCTCTGTAGCAAGCCATGACCTGACTGGGGTGCGCTTGCCAGCAA GTGCAGAGCAGCAGCTGTTCCGCGGCATGCCGGCTCACTTCTCGGACAGTGCCGAAACCGAGGCCTGCTACAGGATGCTGTCGGTCAGTCAGACTGGACTGACACCCGATCAGATCTTGCAGATGCACCGGCCAGGCTCCCTCTCCGAGAAGACGCAGATCAACAGCAG GTGGCTGGACTCGTCGCGGACTTTGCTGCAGCAAGAAGTGAAAGAAAACGATTGTTTGTGGCTACGTTTCAAATATTATAGCTTCTTTGACCTGGAGCCCAAG TATGATGCTGTGAGGATCAACCAGCTGTATGAACAGGCGCGTTGGGCCGTGCTATTAGAGGAGACAGATTGCACCGAGGAAGAGATGGTGGTGTTTGCGGCTCTGCAG TATCATATCAACGAATTGTCTTTGAACACCAATCCCGTGGAGCAGTCTGGCGACTCTGGCCTTGACGACCTGGACAAGGCCCTCGCCACCTTGGAGGTCAAACTGGAAGGTTCGTCAGCAGCTCCCAACGTTCTG GACAGTCTCACAGTTATCCCAGAGTTAAAGGATTATCTCCGAATATTCAG GCCCCGTAAGCTGACTCTGAAGGGCTACAAGCAGTACTGGGTGATCTTCAAAGAGACCTCCATCTCCTACTACAAGAGTCCTGAAGAAGCTCTGGGAGAACCTGTGCAGCAACTCAGCCTCAAAG GCTGTGAGGTGGTGCCGGACGTCAACATCTCTGGCCAGAAATTTTGCATCAAGCTCTTGGTACCTTCCCCCGACGGGATGAGCGAAGTACACTTGCGATGTTCGGAT GAGCAGCAATATGCGCGTTGGATGGCAGGTTGTAGGTTGGCAGCGAAGGGGAAGACCATGGCAGACTCATCCTACCAGGCCGAGGTGGAGAACATCCTGTCCTTTCTGAAGCTGCAGCAAACCAACCCGGATGCCCGTCTTGCCCAGCAGGCCGAGGGAGCCCAGTGGCTCGTGTCTCCTCGCTACCAGAAGAAATTCAAACCAAAGCAG TTAACCCCTCGCATCCTGGAGGCCTACCAGAATGTGGCCCAGTTGTCGCTCCCTGATGCCAAGATGAAGTTTATTCAAGTTTGGCAGTCGCTTCCCGATTTTGGTATCTCTTATTTTGTAGTCAG GTTCAAGGGCAGCCGGAAGGACGAAATCTTGGGCATCGCCAACAACCGCTTGATCCGCATTGACCTGGCCGTTGGAGACGTGGTGAAGACCTGGCGGTTCAGCAATATGCGCCAGTGGAACGTCAACTGGGATATCCGGCAG GTGGCCATAGAGTTTGATGAGCACATCAACGTGGCCTTCAGCTGCATTTCTGCTGGCTGCAAGATCGTGCATGAGTACATTGGCGGGTACATCTTCTTGTCCACCCGCGCAAATGACAGGAGCCAGACGCTGGATGAAGAACTCTTCCACAAGCTGACGGGAGGCCATGAAGCTCTCTGA
- the FERMT3 gene encoding fermitin family homolog 3 isoform X2, whose product MPAHFSDSAETEACYRMLSVSQTGLTPDQILQMHRPGSLSEKTQINSRWLDSSRTLLQQEVKENDCLWLRFKYYSFFDLEPKYDAVRINQLYEQARWAVLLEETDCTEEEMVVFAALQYHINELSLNTNPVEQSGDSGLDDLDKALATLEVKLEGSSAAPNVLDSLTVIPELKDYLRIFRPRKLTLKGYKQYWVIFKETSISYYKSPEEALGEPVQQLSLKGCEVVPDVNISGQKFCIKLLVPSPDGMSEVHLRCSDEQQYARWMAGCRLAAKGKTMADSSYQAEVENILSFLKLQQTNPDARLAQQAEGAQWLVSPRYQKKFKPKQLTPRILEAYQNVAQLSLPDAKMKFIQVWQSLPDFGISYFVVRFKGSRKDEILGIANNRLIRIDLAVGDVVKTWRFSNMRQWNVNWDIRQVAIEFDEHINVAFSCISAGCKIVHEYIGGYIFLSTRANDRSQTLDEELFHKLTGGHEAL is encoded by the exons ATGCCGGCTCACTTCTCGGACAGTGCCGAAACCGAGGCCTGCTACAGGATGCTGTCGGTCAGTCAGACTGGACTGACACCCGATCAGATCTTGCAGATGCACCGGCCAGGCTCCCTCTCCGAGAAGACGCAGATCAACAGCAG GTGGCTGGACTCGTCGCGGACTTTGCTGCAGCAAGAAGTGAAAGAAAACGATTGTTTGTGGCTACGTTTCAAATATTATAGCTTCTTTGACCTGGAGCCCAAG TATGATGCTGTGAGGATCAACCAGCTGTATGAACAGGCGCGTTGGGCCGTGCTATTAGAGGAGACAGATTGCACCGAGGAAGAGATGGTGGTGTTTGCGGCTCTGCAG TATCATATCAACGAATTGTCTTTGAACACCAATCCCGTGGAGCAGTCTGGCGACTCTGGCCTTGACGACCTGGACAAGGCCCTCGCCACCTTGGAGGTCAAACTGGAAGGTTCGTCAGCAGCTCCCAACGTTCTG GACAGTCTCACAGTTATCCCAGAGTTAAAGGATTATCTCCGAATATTCAG GCCCCGTAAGCTGACTCTGAAGGGCTACAAGCAGTACTGGGTGATCTTCAAAGAGACCTCCATCTCCTACTACAAGAGTCCTGAAGAAGCTCTGGGAGAACCTGTGCAGCAACTCAGCCTCAAAG GCTGTGAGGTGGTGCCGGACGTCAACATCTCTGGCCAGAAATTTTGCATCAAGCTCTTGGTACCTTCCCCCGACGGGATGAGCGAAGTACACTTGCGATGTTCGGAT GAGCAGCAATATGCGCGTTGGATGGCAGGTTGTAGGTTGGCAGCGAAGGGGAAGACCATGGCAGACTCATCCTACCAGGCCGAGGTGGAGAACATCCTGTCCTTTCTGAAGCTGCAGCAAACCAACCCGGATGCCCGTCTTGCCCAGCAGGCCGAGGGAGCCCAGTGGCTCGTGTCTCCTCGCTACCAGAAGAAATTCAAACCAAAGCAG TTAACCCCTCGCATCCTGGAGGCCTACCAGAATGTGGCCCAGTTGTCGCTCCCTGATGCCAAGATGAAGTTTATTCAAGTTTGGCAGTCGCTTCCCGATTTTGGTATCTCTTATTTTGTAGTCAG GTTCAAGGGCAGCCGGAAGGACGAAATCTTGGGCATCGCCAACAACCGCTTGATCCGCATTGACCTGGCCGTTGGAGACGTGGTGAAGACCTGGCGGTTCAGCAATATGCGCCAGTGGAACGTCAACTGGGATATCCGGCAG GTGGCCATAGAGTTTGATGAGCACATCAACGTGGCCTTCAGCTGCATTTCTGCTGGCTGCAAGATCGTGCATGAGTACATTGGCGGGTACATCTTCTTGTCCACCCGCGCAAATGACAGGAGCCAGACGCTGGATGAAGAACTCTTCCACAAGCTGACGGGAGGCCATGAAGCTCTCTGA